A single window of Eucalyptus grandis isolate ANBG69807.140 chromosome 1, ASM1654582v1, whole genome shotgun sequence DNA harbors:
- the LOC104447905 gene encoding plastidial pyruvate kinase 2, with the protein MADVVATGSIQSSLLRRGGGGSPEDLAERLKRPSSGFGCSKALPRGGDGRSPPRAVPRGARIAARRTAHAEPKVVPVSPEDVLQGVQHLSDASVGMWSTPLVRRKTKIVCTIGPSTNTREMIWKLAEAGMNVARMNMSHGDHASHQKVIDLVKEYNAQSKDNVIAIMLDTKGPEVRSGDLPQPIMLTPGQEFTFTIRRGVGTADCVSVNYDDFVSDVEVGDMLLVDGGMMSLTVKSKTEDSVKCEVVDGGELKSRRHLNVRGKSATLPSITEKDWDDIKFGVENKVDFYAVSFVKDAQVVHELKNYLKSCDADIHVIVKIESADSIPNLHSIITASDGAMVARGDLGAELPIEEVPLLQEEIIQMCRSMGKAVIVATNMLESMIVHPTPTRAEVSDIAIAVREGADAVMLSGETAHGKFPLKAVKVMHTVSLRTEATIAAGEMPSNLGQAFKNHMSEMFAYHATMMSNTLGISTVVFTRTGFMAILLSHYRPSGTIFAFTNEKRIQQRLALYQGVCPIYMEFSDDAEQSFANALAVLQKQGMVKEGEEVALVQSGRQPIWRFQSTHNIQVRKV; encoded by the exons ATGGCGGATGTGGTGGCCACCGGATCGATCCAGAGCTCGCTGCTCcgtcgcggcggcggcggatccCCGGAGGACCTGGCGGAGAGGCTGAAGAGGCCTTCTTCCGGCTTCGGCTGCTCCAAAGCGCTGCCCCGCGGCGGCGACGGGAGGAGCCCCCCGCGGGCGGTCCCCAGGGGCGCGAGGATCGCCGCGAGGAGGACCGCGCACGCCGAGCCCAAGGTCGTGCCCGTGTCGCCCGAGGATGTTCTCCAG GGAGTTCAGCATCTTAGTGATGCGTCAGTGGGCATGTGGTCCACACCTCTGGTTAGGCGGAAGACTAAGATCGTTTGCACCATAGGTCCTTCCACCAACACAAGGGAAATGATATGGAAGCTGGCTGAAGCTGGTATGAATGTTGCTAGGATGAACATGTCTCATGGAGACCATGCTTCTCATCAGAAAGTCATTGATCTGGTCAAGGAATACAATGCTCAGTCCAAAGATAATGTCATCGCCATAATGCTTGACACTAAG GGCCCTGAGGTTAGGAGTGGGGACCTGCCACAACCAATCATGTTAACTCCTGGACAAGAATTCACCTTCACAATTCGTAGAGGGGTTGGAACGGCGGACTGTGTCAGTGTTaattatgatgattttgttaGTGATGTAGAAGTGGGTGACATGCTTCTTGTTGATG GTGGTATGATGTCATTAACGGTGAAGTCGAAGACGGAAGATTCCGTAAAATGTGAAGTTGTTGATGGAGGAGAGCTGAAGTCCAGGAGACATCTAAACGTCCGAGGAAAAAGCGCTACATTGCCTTCCATCACCG AGAAGGACTGGGATGATATCAAGTTTGGTGTGGAGAATAAAGTTGACTTTTATGCCGTCTCCTTTGTTAAAGATGCACAAGTTGTTCACGAGTTGAAAAACTACCTGAAAA GCTGTGATGCCGATATTCAtgttattgtgaaaattgaaaGTGCTGACTCCATACCGAATTTGCATTCAATTATCACAGCATCTGATGGG GCCATGGTCGCAAGAGGAGATCTTGGAGCAGAGCTCCCCATTGAAGAAGTTCCACTTTTGCAA GAAGAAATAATCCAGATGTGCCGTAGCATGGGTAAGGCTGTTATTGTGGCCACCAACATGCTGGAAAGCATGATTGTTCATCCAACGCCAACTAGGGCTGAAGTGTCAGACATTGCTATTGCTGTTCGAGAGGGTGCTGATGCAGTCATGCTTTCTGGCGAGACTGCTCATGGAAA GTTCCCATTGAAAGCTGTGAAAGTCATGCACACAGTCTCATTAAGGACTGAAGCAACCATAGCTGCTGGTGAAATGCCATCTAACCTTGGCCAAGCCTTTAAG AACCATATGAGTGAGATGTTTGCCTATCATGCTACCATGATGTCAAACACTCTTGGAATCTCTACTGTTGTCTTCACCAGAACTGGTTTCATGGCCATTTTGCTAAGCCATTATCGCCCTTCTGGAACTATCTTTGCCTTCACAAATGA GAAGAGAATACAGCAGAGACTGGCTTTATATCAAGGAGTGTGCCCAATCTACATGGAGTTTTCTGATGATGCTGAACAATCCTTTGCTAATGCATTGGCGGTGCTGCAG AAGCAAGGAATGgtcaaagaaggagaagaggtcGCACTCGTACAGAGTGGTAGACAGCCTATTTGGCGTTTCCAGTCCACACATAACATTCAGGTCCGCAAAGTTTAG